ACATCATATTTAGTTATCACTCCGGCGAGTTTGCCGTATTCACTTACAAGCACTGCAGGTTTTTCTTTTAATGCCTCGATTGCTTTTGTGATGTTATCATTTGTGTTAAGCATAGGAAGCTTATCTTCCATCACTTCACTGATTTTTTTACTTGCAGTATTTCTGTCTTCGACAAGCTTGTTGAGAATATTAGTTTCATTTATTGAACCGACACATTTTTCTCCTTCAAGAACCGGTAATGTCGAGAGATTGTATTGATTCATTAAATAAAGAATGTCCGAAACCGTTTCATCAGGTGAAGCAACAACCAGCTGAGGTGTATCTTCAAGCTTGCGTGTGCGAAGAACCGTTCCAACTGATGTATATCGCGGATCGAGCATCCTTTTTTCACGCATCCATTCATCTGAATGATACTTCGATAAATATCTTTCCCCTGTGTCGCAGACGATGAACACCATAATATCATTTTCCGAAAGTTTCTTTGCGTAATTTAATGCTGCAAATGCAATCGTTCCGGATGATGCACCGCAGAAAATTCCTTCTTCTTTTGCCATACGGCGTGCCATGTTTATTGAATCTATATCACTCACATTAATTACTTCATCTATATATTGAAGCCAGACATTTGCAGGAAGAACATCCTGACCTATACCTTCGACAAGATAGGGAACTGCTTCGGGAGTTTTTCCTGTCTCTTTTAAAGTTTTGAAAA
The DNA window shown above is from Ignavibacteria bacterium and carries:
- a CDS encoding cysteine synthase; the protein is MKYYNNILELVGNTPLVKINHLAKGVKAQVFAKIESLNPGGSVKDRIGLAMIEAAEREGQLKPGGTIVEGTSGNTGIGVALVAAIKGYKTVFVMTDKAAPEKRNYLRALGAEVIVKPLSAKADSPEHYVNTARRIHEETPNSIFIYQYANPENPGSHYRTTGPEIWRDTDGKITHFVSGIGTGGTISGTSKFLKEKNPNIKIIGADPYGSIFKTLKETGKTPEAVPYLVEGIGQDVLPANVWLQYIDEVINVSDIDSINMARRMAKEEGIFCGASSGTIAFAALNYAKKLSENDIMVFIVCDTGERYLSKYHSDEWMREKRMLDPRYTSVGTVLRTRKLEDTPQLVVASPDETVSDILYLMNQYNLSTLPVLEGEKCVGSINETNILNKLVEDRNTASKKISEVMEDKLPMLNTNDNITKAIEALKEKPAVLVSEYGKLAGVITKYDVIDFV